The following are from one region of the Stigmatella ashevillena genome:
- a CDS encoding GAF domain-containing sensor histidine kinase, with protein sequence MPASPANPANERRDQLLNAIEQLLALPAAELRSTMNRASQLISELFQAEKVDVFFLEPETQTLVALGVSDTPMGRKQKSLGLDRLQLANRGRIVEVFETGQPWHSGHQDEDPNELPGIKYGLGIRSAITAAIEIGGRRRGVLECSSSRPEYFSLNDLRFLEAVAKWIGMVAHRAELVEQLTKAAAEQGRRAAADELITILAHDIGNHLFSLRTRIELIHKRAQREQSTDYLRDAQAATRGLEALMRLTSDLLDVGRLDQGLFALRPQSVDLTRLVEEVAAAATTPRTAVQYRGPAELVSMADLDRLRQALSNLVANALKHSPTGTPVVVEAARQTRTDGTWAVLTVSDQGPGIPPHLLPRLFERFVRGPGSSGLGLGLYLARQIAIAHGGSLEVHSAPGKGTCFELAFPMDRDTLSGPVA encoded by the coding sequence GTGCCTGCGTCTCCTGCCAATCCAGCGAATGAGCGGCGCGACCAACTGCTGAACGCCATCGAGCAGCTGCTCGCGCTGCCTGCGGCCGAGCTTCGCTCCACGATGAACCGTGCCAGCCAGCTCATCAGCGAGCTCTTCCAGGCCGAGAAGGTAGATGTCTTCTTCCTGGAGCCAGAAACCCAGACACTTGTGGCCTTGGGAGTCAGCGATACGCCCATGGGACGCAAGCAGAAGAGCCTCGGCCTGGACCGGCTACAGCTGGCCAACCGAGGGCGCATCGTCGAGGTCTTCGAGACAGGACAACCCTGGCATTCGGGGCATCAGGACGAGGATCCCAATGAGTTGCCAGGCATCAAGTACGGGCTGGGCATCCGATCCGCCATCACGGCCGCGATCGAGATCGGCGGGCGGCGGCGGGGCGTATTGGAGTGCTCCTCGTCACGCCCAGAGTATTTCTCCCTGAATGATCTGCGCTTCCTGGAGGCAGTTGCCAAGTGGATAGGCATGGTGGCACACCGGGCCGAACTCGTAGAGCAGCTGACAAAGGCCGCCGCCGAGCAGGGCCGCCGCGCCGCCGCCGATGAACTCATCACCATCCTGGCCCACGACATAGGCAACCACCTGTTCTCATTGCGCACGCGCATCGAGCTCATCCACAAGCGGGCACAGCGTGAACAATCCACCGACTACTTGCGCGATGCCCAGGCAGCAACCCGGGGCCTTGAGGCCCTCATGCGCCTGACGTCGGATCTGCTCGACGTGGGCCGACTCGATCAGGGGCTCTTTGCCCTTCGCCCACAGTCCGTGGACCTGACGCGGTTGGTGGAGGAAGTGGCCGCCGCCGCCACGACCCCTCGGACCGCAGTCCAATATCGGGGGCCCGCGGAGCTGGTGTCCATGGCCGACCTGGACCGCCTCCGCCAAGCGCTCTCCAACCTCGTGGCCAACGCGCTGAAGCACTCCCCCACGGGGACGCCCGTGGTCGTGGAGGCCGCCCGGCAGACACGCACGGACGGCACCTGGGCCGTCCTCACCGTCTCCGACCAGGGCCCGGGTATTCCGCCGCACCTGCTCCCGCGGCTGTTCGAGCGCTTCGTGCGTGGCCCTGGCTCTTCGGGACTCGGCCTCGGTCTGTACCTGGCGCGGCAGATCGCCATCGCGCATGGCGGCTCGCTCGAGGTCCACTCCGCTCCGGGCAAAGGCACGTGCTTCGAACTCGCTTTCCCCATGGATCGGGACACGCTGTCCGGCCCGGTGGCGTGA